In Alphaproteobacteria bacterium, one DNA window encodes the following:
- the sthA gene encoding Si-specific NAD(P)(+) transhydrogenase, with translation MAHDFDLVVIGSGPAGQRAAIQAAKIGKRVMLVERQDVVGGVCINTGTIPSKTLREAVLHLSGHRERGIYGASYQVKQNITIEDLHFRTAHVIRHEIDVTRHQLQRNRIEVAIGNAVFADPHTVRIEDVPGRNIRNVTAAHVVIASGTQATRDGAIPFDGQRIMISDDVMTLKKLPRTLTVIGAGVIGIEYATIFSVLGVRVTLVDKRDRLLPFIDREITDALAYQMHEHRVTLRLGEEVRGIEPFADERGERVRVTLVSGKQIVSEAALYSIGRTGATATLDLKAAGVDADERGRLKVNEHYQTSQKHIYAVGDVIGFPSLASTSMEQGRRAACHAFDVVAESVPSLFPYGIYTIPEISTVGRTEEELTHEGIPYEIGKANYREIARGQIIGDSSGLLKLIFHLETRELLGVHIIGEGASELIHIGQAVLAHKGTIDYFVNTVFNYPTLAECYKTAAFDGINRLG, from the coding sequence ATGGCGCATGATTTCGACCTGGTGGTGATCGGCTCGGGGCCGGCCGGCCAGCGCGCCGCGATCCAGGCGGCCAAGATCGGCAAGCGCGTGATGCTGGTCGAGCGCCAGGACGTGGTCGGCGGCGTCTGCATCAACACCGGCACCATCCCGTCCAAGACGCTGCGCGAGGCGGTGCTGCATCTGAGCGGCCATCGCGAGCGCGGCATCTACGGCGCCTCCTACCAGGTGAAGCAGAACATCACCATCGAGGACCTGCATTTCCGCACCGCCCACGTCATCCGCCACGAGATCGACGTCACCCGCCACCAGCTGCAGCGCAACCGCATCGAGGTGGCGATCGGCAACGCCGTCTTCGCCGATCCGCACACCGTGCGCATCGAGGACGTGCCCGGCCGCAACATCCGCAACGTCACCGCCGCGCACGTCGTGATCGCCTCGGGCACGCAGGCGACGCGCGACGGCGCCATCCCCTTCGACGGCCAGCGCATCATGATCAGCGACGATGTGATGACCTTGAAGAAGCTGCCGCGCACGCTGACGGTGATCGGCGCCGGCGTCATCGGCATCGAGTACGCCACCATCTTCTCGGTGCTGGGCGTGCGCGTCACCCTGGTCGACAAGCGCGACCGGCTGCTGCCCTTCATCGATCGCGAGATCACCGACGCGCTGGCCTACCAGATGCACGAGCACCGCGTCACGCTGAGACTCGGCGAGGAGGTCAGGGGCATCGAGCCCTTCGCCGACGAGCGCGGCGAGCGGGTGCGTGTCACCCTGGTGTCGGGCAAGCAGATCGTCAGCGAGGCGGCGCTCTATTCCATCGGCCGCACCGGCGCCACCGCGACGCTCGACCTCAAGGCCGCCGGCGTCGACGCCGACGAGCGCGGCCGGCTGAAGGTCAACGAGCACTACCAGACCAGCCAGAAGCACATCTACGCCGTGGGCGACGTGATCGGCTTTCCCAGCCTGGCCTCGACCTCGATGGAGCAGGGCCGCCGCGCCGCCTGCCATGCCTTCGACGTCGTCGCCGAGAGCGTGCCCTCGCTGTTCCCCTACGGCATCTACACCATCCCCGAGATCTCGACCGTGGGCCGCACCGAGGAGGAGCTGACGCACGAGGGCATCCCCTACGAGATCGGCAAGGCCAACTACCGCGAGATCGCCCGCGGCCAGATCATCGGCGACAGCTCGGGCCTCCTGAAGCTGATCTTCCACCTCGAGACGCGCGAGCTTCTGGGCGTACACATCATCGGCGAAGGCGCCAGCGAGCTGATCCACATCGGCCAGGCCGTGCTCGCGCACAAGGGCACGATCGACTACTTCGTCAACACGGTGTTCAACTACCCAACCTTGGCGGAGTGCTACAAGACCGCGGCCTTCGACGGCATCAACCGGCTGGGGTGA
- a CDS encoding response regulator transcription factor yields the protein MGDVAARSVFVFDIPHPPFGHRPPPGEGKPGVRWPCRRGEAAVTGGHDPFAVRVVIADDHAIVRSGLRAALEAPRALAGVSAKVVAEAGDGLAAIAAVKRWQPNLLLLDVAMPHAGGIEVLLEVRRWSPATRVVVFTGITATGLVADLIEAGVDGLFSKAADTGELFARLPLILRGGRYVAGAFVEALEAPSSRGRLTDRERQTLNMIIAGRSNREIAEGLGISIKTVDKHRTSLMQKLEVSSVAQLVARALKDGLIDPAREL from the coding sequence ATGGGGGATGTCGCAGCGAGATCGGTGTTCGTCTTCGACATCCCCCATCCACCCTTCGGGCACCGTCCCCCTCCGGGGGAAGGCAAGCCCGGTGTGCGGTGGCCCTGCAGGCGAGGGGAGGCGGCTGTGACGGGCGGGCACGATCCGTTTGCTGTCCGTGTCGTGATCGCCGACGACCATGCGATCGTCCGCTCGGGCCTGCGCGCCGCGCTGGAGGCACCGCGCGCGCTCGCCGGCGTATCGGCGAAGGTCGTCGCCGAGGCCGGCGACGGGCTGGCGGCGATCGCCGCGGTCAAGCGATGGCAGCCCAACCTGCTGCTGCTCGATGTCGCCATGCCGCATGCCGGCGGCATCGAGGTGCTGCTCGAGGTGCGGCGCTGGAGCCCGGCGACGCGCGTCGTGGTCTTCACCGGCATCACCGCCACCGGCCTGGTCGCCGACCTGATCGAGGCCGGCGTCGACGGCCTGTTCTCCAAGGCGGCCGACACCGGCGAGCTGTTCGCGCGCCTGCCGCTGATCCTGCGCGGCGGGCGCTATGTCGCCGGCGCGTTCGTCGAGGCGCTCGAGGCGCCTTCGTCGCGCGGCAGGCTGACCGACCGCGAACGGCAGACGCTGAACATGATCATCGCCGGCCGCTCGAACCGGGAGATCGCCGAGGGCCTGGGCATCAGCATCAAGACGGTCGACAAGCACCGCACCAGCCTGATGCAGAAGCTCGAGGTCTCGTCCGTCGCCCAGCTCGTGGCGCGGGCGCTGAAGGACGGGCTGATCGATCCGGCGCGCGAGCTGTGA
- a CDS encoding hydantoinase B/oxoprolinase family protein, which produces MTSATARQIATKPDRIDPITVSVIQGALENIAIEMGYKLMRMSYSSIIRESEDFGAALVDAEGRGLAESAQSTPLQSGPIPGYVKGVQRILAERGETIRPGDVIMHNDAYSGASHGPDVAFLVPVFIGARLIGFAATTAHHLDIGALSPGSCGIVEAIDAYAEGLQFKAIKVYDRGVRNDAVWQILRDNIRASNLVVGDMEAQIAAARIGAERLVELVNRYGLELYEQACEALMDHAERLMRQAIARLPDGVYRAETAIDGYLDSDDPAKKELPIVVTITKTGDEMVVDLTGTAPQVPDRPINMPLEGTADIAIWLTIRSVLLDTAVHGHIPVNAGLIRPIRIVAPKGCLANPSFPAPTIARFCPGNQLADTVMKALAQAAPSSVSAGIGNLKVIAFSGLKDDTHWVHMEIFEGSYGGRHGKDGMDAVDTLYANTRNNPIEDIETHLPLRVLRYELREDVAGAGQWRGGLGSVREFAFLSDGGASVEGEGHRYRPWGFQGGGEGFPAKLDLVPPSGAERALPSKVPHMGMSTGGRFICYGPAGGGYGDPLKRDPQAVLDDVLDGFISVETAKRDYGVVIGADMTLDVAATASRRS; this is translated from the coding sequence ATGACCAGCGCGACCGCGCGGCAGATCGCCACCAAGCCCGATCGCATCGACCCGATCACCGTCTCTGTGATCCAGGGCGCGCTGGAGAACATCGCCATCGAGATGGGCTACAAGCTCATGCGCATGAGCTACTCCTCGATCATCCGCGAGTCGGAGGACTTCGGCGCGGCGCTGGTCGACGCCGAGGGCAGGGGGCTGGCGGAATCGGCGCAGTCGACGCCGCTGCAATCGGGACCGATCCCGGGCTACGTCAAGGGCGTGCAGCGCATCCTCGCCGAGCGCGGCGAAACGATCCGTCCCGGCGACGTGATCATGCACAACGATGCGTACTCGGGCGCCAGCCACGGACCCGACGTGGCGTTCCTGGTGCCGGTGTTCATCGGCGCGCGGCTGATCGGCTTTGCCGCCACCACGGCGCATCACCTCGACATCGGCGCGCTGTCGCCGGGCTCCTGTGGCATCGTCGAGGCGATCGACGCCTATGCCGAGGGCCTGCAATTCAAGGCGATCAAGGTCTACGACAGGGGCGTGCGCAACGACGCGGTGTGGCAGATCCTGCGCGACAACATCCGCGCCTCGAACCTCGTGGTCGGCGACATGGAGGCGCAGATCGCCGCCGCGCGCATCGGCGCCGAGCGCCTGGTCGAGCTGGTGAACCGCTATGGCCTGGAGCTCTACGAGCAGGCCTGCGAAGCGCTGATGGATCACGCCGAGCGGCTGATGCGGCAGGCGATCGCCCGGCTGCCCGACGGCGTCTATCGCGCCGAGACGGCGATCGACGGCTATCTCGACAGCGACGATCCGGCCAAGAAGGAGCTGCCGATCGTCGTCACCATCACCAAGACCGGCGACGAGATGGTGGTCGACCTCACCGGCACGGCGCCGCAGGTGCCCGACCGGCCGATCAACATGCCGCTGGAGGGCACCGCCGACATCGCCATCTGGCTCACCATCCGCTCGGTGCTGCTCGACACCGCGGTGCACGGCCACATCCCGGTCAATGCCGGCCTGATCCGCCCGATCAGGATCGTGGCGCCCAAGGGCTGCCTCGCCAACCCGAGCTTCCCGGCGCCGACCATCGCGCGCTTCTGCCCCGGCAACCAGCTCGCTGACACCGTGATGAAGGCGCTGGCGCAGGCGGCGCCCTCGAGCGTCTCGGCCGGCATCGGCAATCTCAAGGTGATCGCCTTCTCGGGCCTGAAGGACGACACGCACTGGGTGCACATGGAGATCTTCGAAGGCTCCTATGGCGGCCGCCACGGCAAGGACGGCATGGACGCCGTCGACACGCTCTATGCCAACACCCGCAACAACCCGATCGAGGACATCGAGACCCACCTGCCGCTGCGCGTGCTGCGCTACGAGCTGCGCGAGGACGTCGCCGGCGCCGGACAGTGGCGCGGCGGCCTGGGCTCGGTGCGCGAATTCGCCTTCCTGAGCGACGGCGGCGCCTCGGTCGAGGGCGAGGGCCATCGCTATCGCCCCTGGGGCTTCCAGGGCGGCGGCGAGGGCTTCCCGGCGAAACTCGACCTCGTGCCGCCCTCGGGCGCCGAGCGCGCGCTGCCGTCGAAGGTGCCGCACATGGGCATGAGCACCGGCGGGCGCTTCATCTGCTACGGCCCGGCCGGCGGTGGCTACGGCGACCCGCTCAAGCGCGATCCGCAGGCCGTGCTCGACGACGTGCTCGACGGCTTCATCTCGGTCGAGACGGCGAAGCGCGACTATGGCGTGGTGATCGGCGCCGACATGACGCTCGACGTGGCGGCGACGGCGTCGCGACGTAGCTGA
- a CDS encoding hydantoinase/oxoprolinase family protein, with amino-acid sequence MKLIGVDVGGTFTDLVFADTEAGSTLIHKVPTTPDDPSRGVVSGLVALCEKYGVPREAVDVVFHGTTIATNAILEHDGAVTGMITSGGYRDILHIGRHQRPQHYSIMQDIPWQDRPLVRRRHRKTVRERLIPPRGEVLDALDEDGVRLAVRELKEAGVQAIAICFLFSYLDPAHEERARQIVAEEYPACFATTSASVSPQFREFERFTTTAMNAFVGPKVRDYVSKLEGDIVASGFAADLRIMASNGGVATPSMVSERPVLTLLSGPAAGVIGGDWAGALSQRRNLITFDVGGTSADIGIVASGTFGEATARDTWIAGFPVLVPMIDVHTIGAGGGSIAFVDSAGAFKVGPRSAGAVPGPAAYGRGGAKPTVTDANVVLGRLDARHFLGGGMALDEVAARRVIGELARELGMGEREAAEGVITVLNANMANAIRSRTVQKGIDPRDFTLVAFGGAGPLHGAEVAAMLGVAEVIVPPHPGITSAVGLLISDLRYDAIRTAFQVSTAPDLARLNAGFESMARELEARFAADDIDLERVSFVRRGDLRYVGQGYELRVAFPDGTLDAAALAEAFAAFHEVHRREYGHHFADSAIEIVNIRLVGAAGAAEIARPAPPSGGPLEAARIRTGLCTFRVDGELTDHETAFLLRDKLPVGTAIDGPAIVLQMDSTTVVPPRHTVTADAAGNLIIRRA; translated from the coding sequence ATGAAGCTGATCGGGGTCGATGTCGGTGGCACCTTCACCGACCTGGTGTTCGCCGACACGGAGGCCGGCAGCACCTTGATCCACAAGGTGCCGACCACCCCCGACGATCCCTCGCGCGGCGTCGTGTCGGGCCTTGTTGCACTGTGCGAGAAATACGGCGTCCCGCGCGAGGCGGTCGACGTGGTGTTCCACGGCACCACCATTGCCACCAACGCCATCCTCGAGCACGACGGCGCGGTCACCGGCATGATCACCTCGGGCGGCTACCGCGACATCCTGCATATCGGCCGCCACCAGCGGCCGCAGCATTACTCGATCATGCAGGACATCCCCTGGCAGGACCGGCCGCTGGTGCGCCGTCGTCATCGCAAGACCGTGCGCGAGCGGCTGATCCCGCCCCGCGGCGAGGTGCTCGACGCGCTCGACGAGGACGGCGTGCGCCTGGCGGTGCGCGAGCTGAAGGAAGCGGGCGTGCAGGCCATCGCCATCTGCTTCCTGTTCTCCTATCTCGATCCGGCGCACGAGGAGCGCGCCCGGCAGATCGTCGCCGAGGAGTACCCTGCCTGCTTCGCGACGACCTCGGCGTCGGTATCGCCGCAGTTCCGCGAGTTCGAGCGTTTCACCACGACGGCGATGAACGCCTTCGTCGGACCCAAGGTGCGCGACTACGTGTCGAAGCTCGAAGGCGACATCGTCGCCTCCGGCTTCGCCGCCGATCTGCGCATCATGGCCTCCAATGGCGGCGTGGCGACGCCGTCCATGGTGTCGGAGCGGCCGGTGCTGACATTGTTGTCGGGACCGGCGGCCGGCGTGATCGGCGGCGACTGGGCCGGTGCGCTGTCGCAACGGCGCAACCTCATCACCTTCGATGTCGGCGGTACCTCGGCCGATATCGGCATCGTCGCTTCGGGCACCTTCGGCGAGGCCACGGCGCGCGACACGTGGATCGCCGGCTTCCCGGTGCTGGTGCCGATGATCGACGTGCACACCATCGGTGCCGGCGGCGGCTCGATCGCCTTCGTCGACAGCGCCGGCGCCTTCAAGGTCGGTCCGCGCTCGGCCGGTGCCGTGCCCGGTCCGGCCGCCTATGGCCGCGGCGGTGCGAAGCCGACGGTGACCGACGCCAACGTCGTGCTCGGACGGCTCGACGCCAGGCATTTCCTCGGCGGCGGCATGGCGCTCGACGAGGTGGCGGCGCGGCGCGTGATCGGCGAGCTGGCGCGCGAGCTCGGCATGGGCGAGCGCGAGGCGGCCGAGGGCGTGATCACCGTGCTCAACGCCAACATGGCCAACGCCATCCGCTCGCGCACGGTGCAGAAGGGCATCGACCCGCGCGACTTCACCCTGGTGGCCTTCGGCGGCGCCGGCCCGCTGCACGGCGCCGAGGTCGCCGCCATGCTGGGCGTGGCAGAAGTGATCGTGCCGCCGCATCCCGGCATCACCTCGGCGGTCGGCCTGCTGATCAGCGATCTGCGCTACGACGCGATCCGCACCGCCTTCCAGGTCTCGACCGCGCCCGATCTGGCGCGGCTGAACGCCGGCTTCGAGTCGATGGCCCGCGAGCTCGAGGCGCGCTTCGCCGCCGACGACATCGACCTCGAGCGGGTAAGCTTCGTCAGGCGCGGCGACCTGCGCTATGTCGGCCAGGGTTACGAGCTGCGTGTCGCCTTCCCCGACGGAACGCTCGACGCGGCGGCGCTGGCCGAGGCCTTCGCGGCCTTCCACGAGGTGCATCGCCGCGAGTACGGCCACCATTTCGCCGACAGCGCGATCGAGATCGTCAACATCCGCCTGGTGGGCGCCGCGGGCGCGGCCGAGATCGCGCGGCCGGCGCCGCCATCAGGTGGCCCGCTGGAGGCCGCGCGCATCCGCACCGGGCTGTGCACCTTCCGCGTCGATGGCGAGCTCACGGACCACGAGACCGCGTTCCTGCTGCGCGACAAGCTGCCGGTCGGCACAGCGATCGACGGCCCGGCCATCGTGCTGCAGATGGACTCCACCACCGTCGTCCCGCCGCGTCACACCGTCACGGCCGACGCGGCCGGCAACCTGATCATCCGCCGTGCGTAG
- a CDS encoding ABC transporter ATP-binding protein, which translates to MVGAPDIELIALTKRYGQTLAVDSINLKIPAGTYCCLLGPSGCGKTSTLRMIAGHEEASEGDVILGRDNITGLPPAKRGTAMMFQSYALFPHLDCVDNVAFSLKMRGVEKAERRRRALELLQRVQMEPYAKRFPSQLSGGQQQRVALARALITDPSVLLLDEPLSALDPFLRVRMREELKALQTRLGITFIHVTHGQEEAMALADLVVVMNQGRIDQAAPPRDIFNRPASAFVARFIGGHNVLAATRDGADAATLANGTRVKVPANGHAGGDIHVAVRADRIELGRPDAPSDSALRLSGTARSVEYLGTSVQIGVEIAGLEPFSAVVPEAKFYAAPVAPGDAVAVGWAPEDMHVIGH; encoded by the coding sequence ATGGTCGGAGCCCCCGACATCGAACTGATCGCACTGACCAAGCGCTACGGTCAGACGCTCGCGGTCGACAGCATCAACCTCAAGATACCGGCGGGCACATATTGCTGCCTGCTCGGCCCCAGCGGCTGCGGCAAGACCTCCACCCTGCGCATGATCGCCGGCCACGAGGAGGCGAGCGAGGGCGACGTCATCCTCGGCCGCGACAACATCACCGGCCTGCCGCCGGCCAAACGCGGCACGGCGATGATGTTCCAGAGCTACGCGCTCTTCCCCCATCTCGACTGCGTCGACAACGTCGCCTTCAGCCTCAAGATGCGCGGCGTCGAGAAGGCCGAGCGGCGCCGCCGCGCGCTGGAGCTGCTGCAGCGCGTGCAGATGGAGCCCTATGCAAAGCGCTTTCCCTCGCAGCTCTCCGGCGGCCAGCAGCAGCGCGTGGCCCTGGCCCGGGCGCTGATCACCGATCCCTCGGTGCTGCTGCTCGACGAGCCGCTGTCGGCGCTCGATCCCTTCCTGCGGGTGAGGATGCGCGAGGAGCTCAAGGCGCTGCAGACGCGGCTGGGCATCACCTTCATCCACGTCACGCACGGCCAGGAAGAGGCCATGGCGCTGGCCGACCTTGTCGTGGTGATGAACCAGGGCCGCATCGACCAGGCCGCGCCGCCGCGCGACATCTTCAACCGGCCGGCCTCGGCCTTCGTCGCGCGATTCATCGGCGGCCACAACGTGCTGGCGGCGACGCGCGACGGCGCCGACGCCGCGACCCTCGCCAACGGCACGCGCGTGAAGGTGCCGGCCAACGGCCACGCCGGCGGCGATATCCATGTCGCGGTGCGCGCCGATCGCATCGAGCTCGGCCGGCCCGACGCGCCGAGCGACAGCGCCCTGCGGCTGAGCGGCACGGCGCGCTCGGTCGAGTATCTCGGCACATCAGTGCAGATCGGCGTCGAGATCGCCGGCCTCGAGCCGTTCTCGGCCGTGGTCCCCGAAGCGAAGTTCTACGCCGCGCCGGTCGCCCCGGGTGACGCGGTGGCGGTGGGCTGGGCACCCGAGGACATGCACGTCATCGGGCATTGA
- a CDS encoding extracellular solute-binding protein, whose protein sequence is MSEKKTAGPGRRTMLKGTAALAGTALGSGAIGGFPTIWGQTTKNITLRQFGTGVSNINEIADKCKADLGITLQMTALDSDAVVQRAVTQPNSYDIADIEYWMVKKVFPANVLQAMDVKKIKYFDKIVPIFTTGKLKPDSVVAQGTAPSTVGFVEGAGSTKFAKGQTGWFTMIPTIYNADTLGIRPDLVGRKIDSWKDMLDPKFKGKTSILNIPSIGIMDAAMICESAGIVKYGDKGNMTKAEIDKTIDFLIKTKKEGQFRAFWKTFDESVNLMASGEVIIQSMWSPAVTAVRSKGVPCIYQPLKEGYRAWGGGLGLAKHLSGDKLAAAYDYINWYMSGWVGAFLNRQGYYSAVLETAKANMSEDEWGYWMEGKPAKGEIKSPKGVVMEKPGAVRDGGSFYDRMGAVSCWNAVMDEDRYMVQKWNSFIAA, encoded by the coding sequence ATGAGCGAGAAGAAGACCGCGGGACCCGGACGCCGCACCATGCTGAAGGGCACCGCCGCGCTCGCCGGCACGGCGCTGGGCAGCGGCGCGATCGGCGGCTTCCCGACCATCTGGGGCCAGACGACGAAGAACATCACGTTGCGCCAGTTCGGCACCGGCGTCTCGAACATCAACGAGATCGCCGACAAGTGCAAAGCCGACCTCGGCATCACGCTGCAGATGACGGCGCTCGACTCCGACGCGGTCGTGCAGCGCGCGGTGACGCAGCCCAACAGCTACGACATCGCCGACATCGAGTACTGGATGGTCAAGAAGGTCTTCCCGGCCAACGTGCTGCAGGCGATGGACGTCAAGAAGATCAAGTACTTCGACAAGATCGTGCCGATCTTCACCACGGGCAAGCTCAAGCCCGACAGCGTGGTCGCGCAGGGTACGGCGCCGAGCACGGTGGGCTTCGTCGAGGGCGCCGGCTCGACCAAGTTCGCCAAGGGCCAGACCGGCTGGTTCACGATGATCCCGACGATCTACAACGCCGACACGCTGGGCATCCGTCCGGATCTGGTCGGCCGCAAGATCGATTCGTGGAAGGACATGCTCGACCCGAAGTTCAAGGGCAAGACCTCGATCCTCAACATTCCCTCGATCGGCATCATGGACGCCGCGATGATCTGCGAGTCGGCGGGCATCGTGAAGTACGGCGACAAGGGCAACATGACCAAGGCGGAGATCGACAAGACCATCGATTTCCTGATCAAGACCAAGAAGGAGGGCCAGTTCCGCGCCTTCTGGAAGACCTTCGACGAGTCGGTGAACCTGATGGCCTCGGGCGAGGTGATCATCCAGTCGATGTGGTCGCCGGCGGTCACCGCGGTGCGGTCGAAGGGCGTGCCCTGCATCTACCAGCCGCTCAAGGAAGGCTATCGCGCCTGGGGCGGCGGCCTGGGCCTCGCCAAGCATCTCAGCGGCGACAAGCTGGCGGCGGCCTATGACTACATCAACTGGTACATGTCGGGCTGGGTCGGCGCCTTCCTCAACCGGCAGGGCTACTACTCCGCCGTGCTCGAGACCGCCAAGGCCAACATGAGCGAGGACGAGTGGGGCTACTGGATGGAAGGCAAGCCGGCCAAGGGCGAGATCAAGAGCCCCAAGGGCGTGGTGATGGAAAAGCCCGGTGCGGTGCGCGACGGCGGCTCGTTCTACGACCGCATGGGCGCGGTCTCGTGCTGGAACGCGGTGATGGATGAGGACCGCTACATGGTCCAGAAGTGGAACTCCTTCATCGCGGCGTAG
- a CDS encoding ABC transporter permease, whose product MSVRSPNWVPYLQVAPLSLVFLVFLVVPILTIVVVSFFDYDSTRLLPDFVLTNYEELLSSSITWRTYGQTLEFALITWICTLLIGFTVAYFLAFHVRSTAWQTVLFLVCTIPFWTSNIIRMISWIPFLGRNGVLNTALQGAGVIDRPLEFLLFSDFAVVLAYVHLYTLFMVVPIFNSMMRIDRSLIEAAHDAGASGRQILWNVIIPLCKPGIAIGSIFVVTIVMGDFVTVRLMSGGQSASVGLMMINAMSLLQYPAAAANAVVLLILVLMTVALMIRVVDIRREL is encoded by the coding sequence ATGTCCGTCCGCAGCCCGAACTGGGTGCCCTATCTCCAGGTAGCGCCGCTGTCGCTGGTGTTCCTGGTGTTCCTTGTCGTGCCGATCCTGACCATCGTCGTGGTCAGCTTCTTCGACTACGACAGCACGCGGCTGCTGCCGGATTTCGTGCTGACCAACTACGAGGAGCTGCTGAGCTCCTCGATCACCTGGCGCACCTACGGGCAGACCCTGGAATTCGCCCTCATCACCTGGATCTGCACGCTGCTGATCGGCTTCACCGTCGCCTATTTCCTCGCCTTCCATGTGCGCTCGACGGCGTGGCAGACGGTGCTGTTCCTGGTCTGCACGATTCCGTTCTGGACCTCCAACATCATCCGCATGATCTCGTGGATCCCGTTCCTCGGCCGCAACGGCGTGCTCAACACCGCGCTGCAGGGCGCCGGCGTGATCGACCGGCCGCTCGAGTTCCTGCTGTTCTCCGACTTCGCCGTCGTGCTGGCCTATGTCCACCTCTACACGCTGTTCATGGTGGTGCCGATCTTCAACTCGATGATGCGCATCGACCGCTCGCTGATCGAGGCGGCGCACGACGCCGGCGCCTCGGGCCGGCAGATCCTGTGGAACGTGATCATTCCCCTGTGCAAGCCCGGCATCGCCATCGGCTCGATCTTCGTCGTCACCATCGTCATGGGCGACTTCGTCACCGTGCGTCTGATGAGCGGCGGCCAGAGCGCCTCGGTCGGGCTGATGATGATCAACGCCATGTCGCTGCTGCAGTACCCGGCGGCGGCCGCCAACGCCGTCGTGCTGCTGATCCTGGTGCTGATGACCGTGGCGCTGATGATCCGCGTCGTCGACATCCGCAGGGAGCTCTAG
- a CDS encoding ABC transporter permease: protein MRDGRRRPLSFYLLAGFFGLFVLFLYGPTSTIVLLSFQGPSGGLTFPMNGVSLHWFGNLFERQMVGDFAGSLQRSMLLGIVTMLVTVAVSFAAGLAFRKRFRGATLVFYLAIASLIVPSILISLGIGLLFRVLEWDPAWYSSAFGAHLSWTLPFGLLIMFAVFNRFSPSYEEAARDLGASPWQTIRHVVLPIVLPSLIGVGLFGFTLSYDEFARSLYTSGTFNTLPLEIYGMTTNVTTPVLYALGTVTTGVSFLVIALSLAAFVVIRRRRARFGSDAGRGV, encoded by the coding sequence ATGCGCGACGGCCGCCGGCGTCCCCTCTCCTTCTACCTGCTGGCCGGCTTCTTCGGCCTGTTCGTGCTGTTCCTCTACGGGCCGACCTCGACCATCGTGCTCCTGTCCTTCCAGGGCCCCTCGGGCGGGCTGACCTTTCCGATGAACGGCGTGTCGCTCCACTGGTTCGGCAATCTCTTCGAGCGCCAGATGGTCGGCGATTTCGCCGGCTCGCTGCAGCGCTCGATGCTGCTGGGCATTGTCACCATGCTGGTGACCGTGGCCGTCTCCTTCGCCGCCGGGCTGGCATTCCGCAAGCGTTTCAGGGGCGCCACCCTAGTCTTCTACCTCGCCATCGCCAGCCTGATCGTGCCCTCGATCCTGATCAGCCTGGGCATCGGCCTGCTGTTTCGCGTGCTCGAATGGGACCCGGCCTGGTACAGCTCGGCCTTCGGCGCGCACCTGTCGTGGACCCTGCCCTTCGGCCTGCTGATCATGTTCGCGGTCTTCAATCGGTTCAGCCCGAGCTACGAGGAGGCGGCGCGCGATCTCGGCGCGTCGCCGTGGCAGACCATCCGCCATGTCGTGCTGCCGATCGTGCTGCCCAGCCTGATCGGCGTCGGCCTGTTCGGCTTCACGCTCAGCTACGACGAATTCGCGCGCAGCCTCTACACGTCGGGCACCTTCAACACGCTGCCGCTGGAGATCTACGGCATGACGACCAACGTCACCACGCCGGTGCTCTACGCGCTGGGCACGGTGACCACGGGCGTGTCATTCCTGGTGATCGCGCTCTCGCTGGCCGCCTTCGTCGTCATCCGCCGCCGCCGCGCGCGCTTCGGCAGCGACGCCGGTCGGGGCGTGTAG